TGCTGGAAGCGTCAGAACTCCCATCATCGCAGGTCAGCAGGCACCTCTCTTCGGTTCTCTGTCCACAGGACACAGGCCAGTCGGTGGATCGAGGCTTAGTACTGCAACCGCATGTGGCGTGACGGTCGGTGAGGTTGCTCGTTGTTGTGACTGTGTGATGAATCGCTGACGGTTGAGCAGATCGAGTCGTGGTCCGAGGGTGTAGCGGGGTTGCATGCCCGGTTCGGGCATCGTTTTGGCAGGTCGGAGCCACGTGATCGGGCTCTGGACTACATGACGGGCCTGCTTGCGCCGCTAGAGAAGAAGAACGGGTGGACGCTGGCCGAGCAGGTCGGCCAGCTCCGCCCGGACGGTGTGCAACGCCTGCTCAACCACTCCGAATGGGACGAGAACGCGGTCCGCGAAGATGTCCGGGACTTCGTCGTGGAGACCATCGGCGCCAAGGATGGCGTGCTCATCGGGGACGACACCGGGTTCCTGAAGAAGGGCACCAGGTCAGCAGGGGTCCAGCGGCAGTATTCCGGCACCGCTGGCCGCACCGAGAACTGCCAGATCGGCACCTTCCTCGCCTACGCATCCGCCAAAGGGCGGGCGCTGATCGACCGGGAACTCTACGTCCCGAAGTCCTGGACGGACGACCGCGACCGCTGCCGGGCAGCCGGGATCGACGACACCGTGCCGTTCGCCACGAAGATCGAGCACCTCAAGTGGATGCTGCAACGCGCCATCGACGCGGCTGTTCCCTTCGCCTGGGTGACCGCGGACGAGGCATACGGGCAGGTCAAGCACTTCCGCGCCTGGCTGGAAGAACGCCAGGCCGCGTATGTGCTGGCCACCAAGGTCAACGACACCGTGATCACCGCCGACGGCCGGGACGCCCGCGTCGACGAGCTGATCGCGGCCCTGCCGAAGCAGGCATGGAAGCGGATCTCCGCCGGAGCAGGCGCCCACGGCCAGCGGATCTACCACTGGGCCCGCGTCGCGATCCGGCCCGCCTGGGAGGGCGGATCCGGGCACTGGGTGCTCGCCCGCCGCAATCTGTCCGACCCCACCGACATCGCCTACTACGTCTGCTATGGCCCCGTCACTTCCCGGCTGAAAGACCTGGTCAGGACCGCCGGAGCCAGGTGGGCGGTGGAGGAATGCTTCCAGACCGCGAAGGGTGAATGCGGGCTCGATCACTACCAGGTGCGGCTCTACCGGGCCTGGTACCGGCACATCACCCTGGCCATGGCCGTCCTGGCCTACCTCACGGCCATCCGTGCCGCAGAAGCCGCAAAAGGGGCAGCGGAGATGACGAGCAAGACCTCATACCCCTCAGCGTCCCGGAGATCCGCCGGATGATCGGGCACGTCGTCGTCACGCCCCGC
Above is a genomic segment from Streptomyces sp. NBC_01233 containing:
- a CDS encoding IS701 family transposase translates to MESWSEGVAGLHARFGHRFGRSEPRDRALDYMTGLLAPLEKKNGWTLAEQVGQLRPDGVQRLLNHSEWDENAVREDVRDFVVETIGAKDGVLIGDDTGFLKKGTRSAGVQRQYSGTAGRTENCQIGTFLAYASAKGRALIDRELYVPKSWTDDRDRCRAAGIDDTVPFATKIEHLKWMLQRAIDAAVPFAWVTADEAYGQVKHFRAWLEERQAAYVLATKVNDTVITADGRDARVDELIAALPKQAWKRISAGAGAHGQRIYHWARVAIRPAWEGGSGHWVLARRNLSDPTDIAYYVCYGPVTSRLKDLVRTAGARWAVEECFQTAKGECGLDHYQVRLYRAWYRHITLAMAVLAYLTAIRAAEAAKGAAEMTSKTSYPSASRRSAG